Proteins found in one Halobaculum sp. MBLA0147 genomic segment:
- a CDS encoding DUF6517 family protein translates to MVGRQGILAVALVACVVLSGCAATQQEFRFEASPASFEDASVSEAGYEQTVSREVVRNRSVEAGGSTRDVTVVNHLRVYERRATIEPLGEQQIAAAAVFTSPSISIVGQEFNPLADAEPRRLVRQATSVAGEDLPGGGLQNVQFEETRTTTVLGTQTNLSVFTATTSIQGVSVDVFVHVARVKHEGDYVIVAGVFPVRFAEEERPRLQTLFDATTHESE, encoded by the coding sequence ATGGTGGGACGACAGGGGATACTGGCAGTCGCACTGGTCGCGTGTGTGGTACTCTCGGGGTGTGCCGCGACACAACAGGAGTTCCGGTTCGAGGCGTCGCCGGCGAGTTTCGAGGACGCCTCTGTGTCGGAGGCCGGCTACGAGCAGACGGTGTCTCGCGAGGTGGTGCGGAACCGGAGCGTCGAGGCGGGCGGGTCGACGCGAGACGTGACGGTCGTGAACCACCTGCGGGTGTACGAGCGGCGGGCGACGATCGAGCCGTTGGGTGAACAGCAGATCGCGGCGGCGGCGGTGTTCACCTCGCCGTCGATCTCCATCGTCGGCCAGGAGTTCAACCCGCTGGCGGACGCCGAGCCGCGACGACTGGTCCGGCAGGCGACGAGCGTCGCGGGCGAGGATCTCCCCGGTGGGGGCCTCCAGAACGTCCAGTTCGAGGAGACGCGGACGACGACGGTGCTCGGGACGCAGACGAACCTGAGCGTGTTCACGGCGACGACGAGTATCCAGGGCGTCTCCGTCGACGTGTTCGTGCACGTCGCACGGGTGAAACACGAGGGCGACTACGTGATCGTCGCCGGCGTGTTCCCTGTCCGGTTCGCCGAGGAGGAGCGCCCGCGACTCCAGACGCTGTTCGACGCGACGACACACGAGTCCGAGTGA
- a CDS encoding ABC transporter ATP-binding protein produces MSLLRVSGFDVGYGELEIVTDADLTVADGEYVTVVGPNGAGKSTLLNGLFGQADRLGGTVSFDGTDVTDYDTVELVEAGMGLTPQGENVFPDLTVRENLVMGAYTRDGVPSDVVDRIYDRFPILADRTAQKAGELSGGQRQMLAIGRALVTEPDLLVLDEPSAGLAPDLVQDLFDEIDTINEHGTAVLVVEQNAEEILRRADRGYVLTQGTLGEGRPAEELLDDEQFREQFLGA; encoded by the coding sequence ATGTCACTGTTGCGCGTCAGCGGGTTCGACGTGGGGTACGGCGAGTTGGAGATCGTGACCGACGCCGACCTGACGGTCGCGGACGGGGAGTACGTCACGGTCGTCGGCCCCAACGGCGCGGGTAAGAGCACGTTGTTGAACGGGTTGTTCGGACAGGCCGACCGCCTCGGTGGGACGGTCTCCTTCGACGGGACGGACGTGACGGACTACGACACGGTGGAGTTGGTCGAGGCCGGGATGGGGTTGACCCCACAAGGCGAGAACGTCTTCCCCGACCTCACCGTCCGCGAGAACCTCGTGATGGGTGCGTACACCCGCGACGGTGTCCCGTCGGACGTCGTCGACCGGATCTACGACCGGTTTCCGATCTTGGCGGACCGCACGGCACAGAAGGCCGGGGAGCTCTCCGGTGGCCAACGCCAGATGCTCGCCATCGGTCGTGCGCTCGTGACGGAACCGGACCTGCTGGTGCTCGACGAACCGTCAGCCGGCCTCGCTCCCGATCTCGTACAGGACCTCTTCGACGAGATCGACACGATCAACGAACACGGGACGGCGGTGCTCGTCGTCGAACAGAACGCAGAGGAGATCCTCCGACGCGCCGATCGGGGGTACGTTCTCACACAGGGGACGCTCGGCGAGGGGCGACCCGCCGAGGAGTTGCTGGACGACGAGCAGTTCCGCGAGCAGTTCCTGGGGGCCTGA
- a CDS encoding GTP cyclohydrolase III — MTKTQLTHVQIDNYGPWTVTPEPRREMDLQTLQSRLYADVAQFVGSRDGYAFYARGDNLVAVTNGLDREAHELLQETVSNRYPVSVSVGVGVAERPADALADASELLQTAGSAQSADRTEVLGGTFHDDPAVDDLQVAHFDVDDATGKYTDRLNEFDTFVNIEGGYASLMSHLRAEHGALAFFVGGDNVIAVCPDLSEEDYHGAIRHVRDEADVQLKVGVGVGPTAHDAGMDAKHALEDCRYEGTAVEVVD; from the coding sequence GTGACGAAGACGCAGTTGACCCACGTTCAGATCGACAACTACGGTCCGTGGACTGTGACGCCGGAACCCCGTCGAGAGATGGACCTCCAGACGCTGCAGTCGCGGTTGTACGCCGACGTGGCACAGTTCGTCGGCTCGCGCGACGGCTACGCCTTCTACGCGCGCGGCGACAACCTCGTCGCGGTGACCAACGGTCTCGACCGCGAGGCACACGAACTGCTCCAAGAGACCGTCTCGAACCGCTACCCGGTGAGCGTGAGTGTCGGTGTCGGCGTCGCCGAGCGACCGGCCGACGCGCTCGCCGACGCCTCCGAACTGCTCCAGACGGCCGGGAGTGCCCAGTCGGCCGACCGCACCGAGGTACTCGGCGGGACGTTCCACGACGACCCGGCCGTCGACGACCTCCAGGTGGCCCACTTCGACGTGGACGACGCGACCGGGAAGTACACCGACCGACTCAACGAGTTCGACACGTTCGTCAACATCGAGGGGGGCTACGCGAGTCTGATGAGTCACCTCCGAGCGGAACACGGCGCGCTCGCCTTCTTCGTGGGTGGCGACAACGTCATCGCCGTCTGTCCGGACCTCTCGGAGGAGGACTACCACGGCGCGATCCGACACGTCCGCGACGAGGCGGACGTGCAGTTGAAGGTCGGTGTCGGCGTCGGCCCGACGGCTCACGACGCCGGGATGGACGCGAAACACGCCCTGGAGGACTGTCGGTACGAGGGCACCGCCGTCGAAGTGGTCGACTGA
- a CDS encoding glycosyltransferase family 2 protein has translation MRLSVVVPTLNGRDQLAGTLEALGAAAPDVEVVVVNGPSADGTTGMVRASPVVDRLVEVSERNLNVARNAGLAAASGDAVALVGDDHHVTDGWADAVREALSGGANVVTGPCRREVHGGTTSESPERRTIREREVTYFHGDNVAFDAGTVRRLDGFDEYLETGGARDAAHRLAALDVSVTWEPAAATLTTVEAADGGRERLDWRWKYRALAYRLVKNYGLRPGTVWRTTRHAVGDALTAAGGVVRGESRPSRWAGNGRDVFAGAVRGAADGLAARARDRTPTRNPNGLSDRDDRAVAVYDADDDGGGEEAEAGEVGADEGGADEVGADEGGADEVGADEGGADEVGADEGGADEGVEESASDD, from the coding sequence GTGCGACTCTCGGTGGTCGTCCCGACGCTGAACGGCCGGGACCAGTTGGCGGGCACGCTCGAGGCGTTGGGAGCGGCGGCACCCGACGTGGAGGTCGTCGTCGTCAACGGGCCGTCGGCAGACGGGACGACCGGGATGGTCAGAGCGTCGCCGGTGGTGGACCGACTGGTCGAGGTGTCCGAGCGGAACCTCAACGTGGCTCGCAACGCCGGCTTGGCGGCCGCGAGCGGCGACGCCGTGGCACTCGTCGGCGACGACCACCACGTCACCGACGGGTGGGCGGACGCGGTTCGGGAGGCACTGTCCGGTGGCGCGAACGTCGTCACCGGCCCCTGTCGCCGCGAGGTCCACGGCGGGACGACCAGCGAGTCACCCGAGCGACGCACGATCCGCGAACGGGAGGTGACGTACTTCCACGGCGACAACGTCGCGTTCGACGCCGGGACCGTCCGACGCCTGGACGGCTTCGACGAGTACCTGGAGACCGGCGGCGCGCGCGACGCCGCACATCGCTTGGCCGCGCTCGACGTGTCGGTGACCTGGGAGCCGGCGGCGGCGACGCTGACGACCGTCGAGGCGGCCGACGGTGGCCGCGAGCGCCTCGACTGGCGCTGGAAGTACCGCGCGCTGGCGTACCGATTGGTGAAGAACTACGGACTCCGCCCCGGGACGGTCTGGCGGACGACACGCCACGCGGTCGGGGACGCTCTCACGGCGGCCGGCGGTGTCGTCCGTGGCGAGAGTCGGCCCTCCCGGTGGGCCGGGAACGGACGCGACGTGTTCGCGGGTGCCGTCCGCGGCGCTGCCGACGGGCTCGCGGCACGAGCCCGCGACCGGACACCGACACGGAATCCCAACGGACTCAGCGACCGCGACGACAGGGCCGTCGCCGTCTACGACGCCGACGACGACGGCGGAGGTGAGGAGGCAGAGGCGGGCGAGGTGGGAGCCGACGAAGGGGGCGCCGACGAGGTGGGAGCCGACGAAGGGGGCGCCGACGAGGTGGGAGCCGACGAAGGGGGCGCCGACGAGGTGGGAGCCGACGAAGGGGGCGCCGACGAGGGTGTCGAGGAGTCGGCGTCCGACGACTGA
- a CDS encoding branched-chain amino acid ABC transporter permease, giving the protein MGLFQFVVFGLETGALIAVAAMGFTLIYGIVNMINFAYGEYVTIGAYVAWASVAVGGLGIWSSLLVATVATAVLGWVVSRVFFVPLHEQGPIPLLLTSIGLGFLLRNAFAFFFDVDRRFVDVGAAYGAVPATTFRFDLPAVTVAGVDLLGDFFVTTNMLVTMALAVVLLGGLHGLLTRTDLGIAMRATASNESLAELSGVPAYTVRQYTWVIASALAGVGGVLLLTRESASPVVGFDQILFVLAAAILGGAGSIYGAVVGAVVIGLSREIVAGLGVPVLSDVPVSVAFLVLVVILLVRPEGIAGEEVSS; this is encoded by the coding sequence ATGGGGCTGTTCCAGTTCGTCGTCTTCGGTCTGGAGACGGGTGCCCTGATCGCCGTCGCGGCGATGGGGTTCACGCTGATCTACGGGATCGTCAACATGATCAACTTCGCCTACGGCGAGTACGTGACCATCGGCGCCTACGTCGCGTGGGCGTCCGTCGCGGTCGGCGGGTTGGGGATCTGGAGTAGTCTCCTCGTGGCGACGGTGGCGACGGCGGTCCTCGGGTGGGTCGTCTCGCGAGTGTTCTTCGTCCCGCTCCACGAGCAGGGACCGATCCCGTTGTTGCTCACGTCCATCGGACTCGGGTTCCTCCTGCGGAACGCGTTCGCGTTCTTCTTCGACGTGGACCGGCGGTTCGTCGACGTGGGCGCGGCGTACGGCGCCGTCCCGGCGACGACGTTCCGGTTCGACCTCCCCGCGGTGACGGTCGCCGGCGTCGACCTGCTGGGCGACTTCTTCGTCACGACGAACATGCTCGTGACGATGGCGCTGGCGGTGGTGTTGCTCGGCGGGCTCCACGGGTTGCTCACGCGGACGGATCTCGGGATCGCGATGCGTGCCACCGCCAGCAACGAGTCGCTGGCGGAGCTGTCGGGCGTGCCCGCCTACACCGTCCGGCAGTACACCTGGGTGATCGCCTCGGCGCTGGCGGGTGTCGGCGGCGTGTTGCTGCTCACCCGGGAGTCGGCCTCGCCGGTCGTCGGGTTCGACCAGATCCTGTTCGTCCTCGCGGCCGCGATCCTCGGCGGTGCCGGGTCGATCTACGGCGCCGTCGTCGGCGCGGTCGTGATCGGGCTCTCGCGGGAGATCGTCGCGGGCCTGGGCGTCCCGGTGCTCTCTGACGTGCCGGTCTCGGTCGCGTTCCTCGTGTTGGTCGTCATCCTGCTGGTTCGCCCCGAGGGGATCGCGGGCGAGGAGGTGTCGTCGTGA
- a CDS encoding HAD-IIA family hydrolase — protein MIRGVVLDVDGTVVRGDEPLAGAPAAVADLRAAGLPVVFCSNNPTAGPAAYVDRLGGAGIPVTPAAVVTAATATARYLREHHAGDVATVFGADSVRELLAEATDLRFVADPTLADVVVSTVDESFDYEDMRRAIRTVDEETAFVGTDPDPVIPTADGPAPGSGAITNALAGVLEREPDAVPGKPSATARELVGERLGVPAADLLVVGDRLETDVALGARAGATTALVTTGVADAGDVADASVAPDYVLDSLADVSRVLDAEDVDPPPTDASPLAPGSADAVGTDERRPDDR, from the coding sequence GTGATCCGAGGGGTCGTCCTCGACGTCGACGGCACGGTCGTGCGGGGAGACGAGCCACTGGCCGGGGCGCCGGCGGCGGTCGCCGACCTCCGAGCGGCGGGGCTCCCGGTGGTGTTCTGTTCGAACAACCCGACCGCGGGGCCGGCGGCGTACGTCGACCGACTGGGCGGTGCGGGGATTCCCGTGACGCCAGCGGCCGTCGTCACGGCGGCGACGGCGACCGCCCGGTACCTCCGCGAACACCACGCCGGCGACGTGGCGACGGTGTTCGGCGCCGACAGCGTCCGCGAGCTGTTGGCCGAGGCGACGGATCTCCGATTCGTGGCCGACCCCACGCTCGCGGACGTGGTCGTCTCGACCGTCGACGAGTCGTTCGACTACGAGGACATGCGCCGTGCGATTCGGACGGTCGACGAGGAGACGGCGTTCGTCGGGACGGACCCGGACCCCGTCATCCCGACCGCCGACGGTCCCGCGCCGGGGTCGGGGGCGATCACCAACGCACTCGCCGGCGTGTTGGAGCGCGAGCCCGACGCCGTCCCCGGAAAGCCGTCGGCGACGGCTCGCGAGCTCGTCGGCGAGCGACTCGGCGTCCCCGCAGCGGACCTGCTGGTCGTCGGCGACCGCCTGGAGACCGACGTGGCGTTGGGTGCCCGTGCGGGCGCGACGACGGCGCTGGTGACGACCGGCGTCGCGGACGCGGGGGACGTAGCGGACGCGTCCGTCGCACCCGACTACGTCCTCGACTCACTGGCGGACGTGTCTCGCGTACTCGACGCCGAGGATGTCGACCCACCGCCGACGGACGCGTCACCCCTCGCCCCGGGGTCGGCCGACGCAGTCGGGACCGACGAGCGTCGCCCGGACGACCGCTGA
- a CDS encoding ArsR family transcriptional regulator has product MSASRAETTPEDRLSDAEYRDRLRELPPSAKLVAKVLEDATPMSQGQLAEETLLPDRTVRYALNRLDESGIVGSRYSFEDARKQVYYLNV; this is encoded by the coding sequence ATGAGTGCGAGTCGCGCGGAGACGACCCCGGAAGACAGGCTGAGTGACGCCGAGTACCGCGACCGACTGCGCGAGCTGCCGCCGAGTGCGAAGTTGGTCGCGAAGGTGTTGGAGGACGCGACGCCGATGTCGCAGGGGCAGTTGGCCGAGGAGACGCTCCTGCCGGACCGGACCGTCCGGTACGCGCTCAACCGCCTCGACGAGTCCGGGATCGTCGGCTCGCGGTACTCCTTCGAGGACGCGCGCAAGCAAGTGTACTACCTCAACGTCTGA
- a CDS encoding ABC transporter ATP-binding protein: protein MTLFETRELTKRFGGLTAVDEASVRVESGELVGLVGPNGAGKTTLFDCVTGFLEPTAGEVVFDGVDVTGDAPEAVAREGLVRTFQHSRPLGTLTVRENVMAAARGHPGESAVGALAQGESVRDRERVVRERADRLLERFDLDGLADAYAGRLSGGERKLLEIARSLMLDPELLMLDEPYAGISGETVAEVSAYIRELNDEGTTFVVIEHGLESLVELVDRLIVLNEGAVLADGPAEEVVRDERVVNVYTGQPIET from the coding sequence GTGACACTGTTCGAGACCCGCGAGTTGACGAAACGGTTCGGAGGACTGACCGCGGTCGACGAGGCGTCCGTGCGCGTGGAGTCCGGCGAGCTCGTCGGGCTCGTCGGTCCGAACGGCGCCGGGAAGACGACTCTCTTCGACTGCGTCACCGGGTTCCTGGAGCCGACCGCCGGGGAAGTCGTCTTCGACGGTGTCGACGTGACCGGCGACGCTCCCGAGGCCGTCGCCAGAGAGGGGTTGGTGCGGACGTTCCAACACTCTCGTCCGCTCGGTACGTTGACCGTCCGCGAGAACGTGATGGCCGCCGCACGCGGCCACCCCGGTGAGAGCGCCGTCGGGGCGCTCGCGCAAGGAGAGAGCGTCCGCGACCGGGAACGCGTCGTGCGCGAGCGGGCCGACCGCCTGCTCGAACGGTTCGACCTCGACGGTCTGGCCGACGCCTACGCCGGCCGGCTCTCCGGCGGCGAGCGGAAGCTGCTGGAGATCGCCCGGTCGCTGATGCTCGACCCGGAGCTGTTGATGCTCGACGAGCCGTACGCCGGGATCTCCGGCGAGACGGTCGCGGAAGTGTCGGCGTACATCCGCGAACTCAACGACGAGGGGACCACCTTCGTCGTGATCGAACACGGGCTGGAGTCGCTCGTCGAGTTGGTCGACAGGCTGATCGTCCTCAACGAGGGTGCCGTCCTCGCCGACGGCCCCGCCGAGGAGGTCGTCAGAGACGAGCGCGTCGTCAACGTCTACACCGGGCAGCCGATCGAGACCTGA
- a CDS encoding amidohydrolase family protein encodes MLELEHGFRVVDVHARLDPDAESVATVGRDVSPESLQRELHQAGVVRAVVAPGPRPAGEGYVTANNAVARLAVDRPFLAFARLSGPRDPGESATARLRNLASSPEPHHTDAEDAEQYAYDDRFHGFTLDPVRDGLPTEAVLEVISDAGPPVRVAAGEQFPPETVADTLCGYDFPVILSSFGGFPLNRGLMHDGIDLLEEYDDVYLDTAFVRYRELLERGLLEHPDRVLFGSGAPSTHPDVSVMEVLTLDVSEDLMRRTFSKNAARVVPELGPGES; translated from the coding sequence ATGTTGGAACTGGAGCACGGCTTCCGCGTCGTCGACGTACACGCACGGCTCGACCCGGACGCGGAGTCGGTCGCGACCGTCGGTCGCGACGTGTCGCCGGAGTCGCTCCAGCGGGAGCTCCACCAGGCGGGTGTCGTCCGGGCGGTCGTCGCACCGGGACCGCGTCCCGCCGGCGAGGGGTACGTCACGGCGAACAACGCCGTCGCGCGGCTCGCCGTCGACCGCCCGTTTCTCGCGTTCGCGCGGCTCAGCGGGCCACGCGACCCCGGCGAGAGTGCCACCGCCCGACTCCGGAACTTGGCGTCCTCGCCGGAGCCACACCACACCGACGCCGAGGACGCCGAACAGTACGCCTACGACGACCGGTTCCACGGGTTCACGCTCGACCCAGTTCGAGACGGCCTCCCCACGGAGGCGGTGTTGGAGGTCATCAGCGACGCCGGCCCGCCCGTTCGCGTCGCGGCCGGCGAGCAGTTCCCGCCCGAGACCGTCGCGGACACGCTGTGTGGGTACGACTTCCCGGTGATCCTCTCGTCGTTCGGTGGGTTCCCGCTGAACCGGGGGCTGATGCACGACGGGATCGACCTGCTGGAGGAGTACGACGACGTGTACCTCGACACCGCGTTCGTCCGCTACCGCGAACTACTCGAGCGCGGGCTGCTGGAACACCCCGACCGCGTGCTGTTCGGCTCCGGCGCACCGAGCACCCACCCGGACGTGAGCGTGATGGAGGTGCTCACGCTGGACGTCTCCGAGGACCTGATGCGACGTACGTTCTCGAAGAACGCGGCTCGCGTCGTCCCCGAACTCGGCCCGGGCGAGTCCTGA
- a CDS encoding ABC transporter substrate-binding protein produces the protein MTRQRQSTGVPRADGSSGATTRRRFLRATGAAGVAGLTGLAGCSGGGGGGGTITLGQPALLSGNLQAIQPPVSASADMAVRKINQADGPLGREIEIVRRDTERSPQTAREVFNAFIEQDDVATINGFTSTVVQPNWEFILNQQVPIVSMYAGTRFLDTRGGDGGTPGDTSDDGWFWRTTGADSQHATAAAIHTNRATADGAVVGAIHNKTSGSTTWAETFLSAIGVLDGVEAGERVPVDSGQSAYRSELDSFYESDADVLGTAMGVPSATTLIRNWSDGGYGGNLMLSNPLRNPDTVSNVGQVAAEMDGWMRVSVPAISGPYASDYRSELSSFVGRDDNDYASDLAPNNWSASSYDSITLSALAIHAADSTDHTEIQSQIGRIARPGGTKVQTFADGKEALDAGEEIDYVGAQTTVDFNEFGDVFNQARIFEVTSDGFTENDSVSAERIRTNLDAQRSSN, from the coding sequence ATGACACGACAGAGACAGTCGACGGGTGTACCGCGAGCGGACGGATCGAGCGGAGCGACGACACGCAGGCGGTTCCTGCGGGCCACGGGAGCCGCCGGCGTCGCCGGCCTCACCGGACTGGCTGGGTGTTCCGGTGGCGGTGGCGGCGGTGGGACGATCACGCTGGGGCAGCCGGCGCTTCTGTCCGGTAACCTGCAGGCGATCCAACCGCCGGTGTCGGCGTCGGCCGACATGGCCGTCCGGAAGATCAACCAGGCGGACGGCCCCCTGGGACGGGAGATCGAGATCGTGCGACGCGACACCGAGCGGAGCCCGCAGACGGCCCGCGAGGTGTTCAACGCCTTCATCGAACAGGACGACGTGGCCACGATCAACGGCTTCACCTCCACAGTCGTCCAGCCCAACTGGGAGTTCATCCTGAACCAGCAGGTCCCCATCGTCTCGATGTACGCCGGGACGCGGTTCCTCGACACGCGTGGCGGCGACGGCGGGACGCCCGGCGACACGAGCGACGACGGCTGGTTCTGGCGGACGACCGGTGCGGACAGCCAACACGCGACCGCGGCCGCGATCCACACGAACCGTGCCACAGCCGACGGCGCGGTCGTCGGCGCGATCCACAACAAGACCTCCGGGTCGACGACGTGGGCCGAGACGTTCCTGTCTGCCATCGGCGTCTTGGACGGCGTGGAGGCCGGCGAGCGGGTTCCCGTCGACTCCGGACAGTCGGCGTACCGCTCGGAGTTGGACAGCTTCTACGAGTCGGACGCCGACGTGCTCGGCACCGCGATGGGTGTCCCCAGCGCCACGACGCTGATCCGCAACTGGAGCGACGGCGGCTACGGCGGGAACCTGATGCTGTCGAACCCCCTGCGGAATCCGGACACCGTGTCGAACGTCGGGCAGGTCGCCGCGGAGATGGACGGGTGGATGCGGGTGTCCGTGCCGGCCATCTCCGGTCCGTACGCGAGCGACTACCGCTCGGAGCTGTCGAGCTTCGTCGGACGTGACGACAACGACTACGCGTCGGATCTGGCTCCCAACAACTGGTCGGCGTCGTCGTACGACTCGATCACGCTGTCGGCGCTGGCGATCCACGCCGCCGACAGCACGGACCACACCGAGATCCAGAGCCAGATCGGCCGGATCGCACGCCCCGGTGGGACGAAGGTCCAGACGTTCGCCGACGGCAAGGAGGCGTTGGACGCGGGCGAGGAGATCGACTACGTCGGTGCCCAGACGACCGTCGACTTCAACGAGTTCGGCGACGTGTTCAACCAGGCTCGGATCTTCGAGGTGACGAGCGACGGGTTCACCGAGAACGACAGCGTCTCCGCCGAGCGCATCCGGACGAACCTGGACGCCCAGCGGAGTTCGAACTGA
- a CDS encoding response regulator: protein MQRVLIVDDSGFQRTLVRDAVSDEYDVVGEAENGVEAVDKFEQLSPDIVTMDIMMPAMNGVEAVEEIKGQSPDTTVVMITSVEQREMMKKAVAAGADAYVTKPFDGDEVREELASVA from the coding sequence ATGCAGCGAGTCTTGATCGTCGACGACTCGGGGTTCCAGCGGACGTTGGTCCGCGACGCCGTCAGCGACGAGTACGACGTGGTGGGGGAGGCGGAGAACGGGGTGGAGGCCGTCGACAAGTTCGAACAACTGTCGCCGGACATCGTGACGATGGACATCATGATGCCGGCGATGAACGGCGTCGAGGCGGTCGAAGAGATCAAAGGCCAGAGTCCGGACACGACCGTCGTGATGATCACCAGCGTCGAACAACGCGAGATGATGAAGAAGGCCGTCGCCGCCGGCGCGGACGCCTACGTGACGAAGCCGTTCGACGGCGACGAGGTCCGGGAAGAACTCGCCAGCGTCGCCTGA
- a CDS encoding branched-chain amino acid ABC transporter permease, giving the protein MTADRERGGDDHERGGDDREAHGDADRERAGDGPEQGGDGPADTASDGGGDHGDGDPTTAQTPATDGGDAARVGPAETATLAVDGDGVFASLPGGAATVGVAVVVATLGVLALPVGFDLPGFAFVVMEEATLFVLYAMVLLGLNLQFGDTGIINFGPVLFLGLGLYATALISADVPGFASGTGLDLFWGLGLAVGIVAAVGGGLVLGASSLRLREDYLAITTLAAAEILFEIVRVFRDPFGGNRGLVGIPQLVVETGTGGVLPLAETAALQDLATLTLFTGLLLVAYEGFRRLSASPYGRVLRSIQADEDATRGMGKSTYSYKLQVFAFGAVVAGLAGGLMGMFFGSADPALISIDVTVIIWIGMMIGGAGNHRGAITGLAIVMSFELFVRLTNSLVTQQLGLIDATQFNALRGGLIGLLLILVIRYRPEGLFGDPEKLEVFK; this is encoded by the coding sequence GTGACCGCCGACCGTGAGCGGGGCGGAGACGACCACGAGCGGGGCGGAGACGACCGCGAAGCCCACGGAGACGCCGACCGCGAACGGGCCGGCGACGGCCCCGAGCAGGGCGGAGACGGTCCCGCCGACACTGCGTCGGACGGCGGCGGCGACCACGGGGACGGCGACCCGACGACGGCACAGACACCCGCGACGGACGGCGGCGACGCCGCACGGGTCGGTCCCGCCGAGACGGCCACCCTGGCCGTCGACGGGGACGGTGTCTTCGCGAGCCTCCCGGGTGGTGCGGCGACCGTCGGTGTCGCCGTGGTCGTCGCCACGCTGGGGGTCCTCGCGCTGCCGGTCGGGTTCGACCTCCCGGGGTTCGCCTTCGTCGTGATGGAGGAGGCGACGCTGTTCGTGTTGTACGCGATGGTGTTGCTCGGACTGAACCTCCAGTTCGGCGACACGGGGATCATCAACTTCGGCCCCGTGTTGTTCCTCGGACTCGGGTTGTACGCGACGGCGCTGATCTCCGCCGACGTGCCCGGCTTCGCCAGCGGCACCGGTCTCGACCTGTTCTGGGGGTTGGGACTGGCGGTGGGGATCGTCGCCGCCGTCGGGGGTGGTCTCGTGTTGGGCGCGTCGTCGCTCCGACTCCGCGAGGACTACCTCGCGATCACGACGCTCGCGGCCGCGGAGATCCTCTTCGAGATCGTCCGGGTGTTCCGGGACCCGTTCGGCGGCAACCGCGGGCTCGTCGGCATCCCGCAACTCGTCGTCGAGACGGGGACCGGGGGTGTGTTGCCACTGGCCGAGACGGCGGCACTCCAGGACCTGGCGACACTGACCCTGTTCACGGGGCTGCTGCTCGTCGCCTACGAGGGGTTCCGCCGGCTGTCCGCCTCGCCGTACGGTCGGGTACTCCGCTCGATCCAGGCCGACGAGGACGCCACCCGCGGCATGGGGAAGTCGACGTACTCCTACAAACTCCAGGTGTTCGCGTTCGGCGCCGTCGTCGCGGGGCTGGCCGGCGGACTGATGGGGATGTTCTTCGGTTCCGCCGACCCGGCGTTGATCTCCATCGACGTGACGGTGATCATCTGGATCGGGATGATGATCGGCGGCGCGGGGAACCACCGCGGCGCGATCACGGGGCTGGCCATCGTGATGTCGTTCGAACTGTTCGTCCGCCTGACGAACAGTCTCGTCACACAGCAACTCGGACTGATCGACGCGACACAGTTCAACGCCTTGCGTGGCGGGCTGATCGGACTCCTGTTGATCCTCGTGATCAGGTACCGACCGGAGGGACTGTTCGGCGACCCGGAGAAACTGGAGGTGTTCAAGTGA